In Pseudomonas sp. MYb327, one DNA window encodes the following:
- a CDS encoding MoxR family ATPase: protein MKFEGTQAYVATDDLKLAVNAAITLERPLLVKGEPGTGKTMLAEQLAESFGAKLITWHIKSTTKAHQGLYEYDAVSRLRDSQLGTEKVHDVRNYLKKGKLWEAFESEERVILLIDEIDKADIEFPNDLLQELDKMEFYVYEIDETIKAKKRPIIIITSNNEKELPDAFLRRCFFHYIAFPDRPTLQKIVDVHYPDIKKDLVSEALDVFFDVRKVPGLKKKPSTSELVDWLKLLMADNIGEAVLRERDPTKAIPPLAGALVKNEQDVQLLERLAFMSRRGTR, encoded by the coding sequence ATGAAGTTCGAAGGCACCCAGGCCTACGTCGCCACCGATGACCTGAAGCTGGCAGTCAACGCCGCCATCACCCTGGAACGGCCATTGCTGGTCAAGGGCGAACCGGGCACCGGCAAGACCATGCTCGCCGAGCAACTGGCCGAATCCTTTGGCGCCAAGCTGATTACCTGGCACATCAAGTCCACCACCAAGGCGCATCAGGGCCTCTACGAGTACGACGCGGTCAGCCGCCTGCGTGATTCGCAGTTGGGCACGGAGAAGGTCCACGACGTTCGCAACTACCTGAAAAAGGGCAAGCTCTGGGAAGCCTTTGAATCCGAAGAGCGGGTGATCCTGCTGATCGACGAAATCGACAAGGCCGACATCGAATTCCCGAACGACTTGCTGCAAGAACTCGACAAGATGGAGTTCTACGTTTACGAGATCGACGAGACCATCAAGGCCAAGAAGCGTCCGATCATCATCATTACCTCCAACAACGAGAAAGAGCTGCCGGACGCCTTCCTGCGCCGTTGCTTCTTCCACTACATCGCCTTCCCTGATCGCCCTACCCTGCAAAAAATCGTCGACGTGCACTACCCGGACATCAAGAAAGACCTGGTCAGCGAAGCGCTGGACGTGTTCTTCGATGTGCGCAAGGTGCCGGGCTTGAAGAAAAAGCCTTCGACTTCCGAGCTGGTGGACTGGCTGAAACTGTTGATGGCCGACAACATCGGCGAAGCGGTGCTGCGCGAACGCGATCCGACCAAAGCCATTCCACCTCTGGCCGGGGCGCTGGTTAAAAACGAACAGGACGTGCAACTGCTTGAGCGCCTGGCGTTCATGAGCCGTCGCGGCACCCGCTAA
- a CDS encoding tripartite tricarboxylate transporter permease, translated as MSEFDSLLQGMNLILTPGHIGLMVIGVLLGILVGVLPGLGAPNGVALLLPLTFTMSPVSAIILLSCMYWGALFGGSITSILFNIPGEPSSVATTFDGYPMAREGRAAEALTAAFSSALLGALAGVLLLTFLSTKIAAFAMSFSSPEFFAVYLLAFCTFIGMSKNPPLKTVVAMMIGFAMAAVGMDTVSGNLRLTFDQPILMTGISFEVAVIGLFGIGEILCTVEEGLVFRGEHARITPMVILRTWAKLPRYWWTIVRSTLVGCWMGITPGGPTAASFMSYSLARRFSKNRDNFGKGELEGVIAPETADHAAGTSALLPMLTLGIPGSATAAVMLGGLMIWGLHPGPTLFVEQHDFVWGLIASMYLGNVVSLIVVLATVPLFASILRIPFSIIAPIIIMVCAIGAYSVHNSFFDVVLMLGFGALGYLFKKLGYPIAPLVLAAVLGDKAEDAFRQSMLFSDGHLGIFWSNPLVGSLTTAALLMLFWPLISKALATLMGLRKPQVAKPKSVL; from the coding sequence ATGAGCGAATTCGATTCCCTGTTGCAAGGCATGAACCTGATCCTGACCCCGGGCCACATCGGCCTGATGGTGATCGGCGTGCTGCTGGGCATTCTGGTCGGCGTACTGCCCGGCCTTGGCGCCCCCAACGGCGTAGCGCTGTTGCTGCCGCTGACGTTCACCATGTCGCCGGTGTCGGCGATCATTCTGCTGTCGTGCATGTATTGGGGCGCGCTGTTTGGCGGCTCGATCACCTCGATCCTGTTCAACATCCCCGGTGAGCCCTCATCGGTGGCAACGACCTTTGACGGCTACCCGATGGCGCGCGAAGGTCGCGCCGCCGAAGCCCTGACCGCTGCGTTCAGTTCGGCACTGCTCGGCGCGTTGGCCGGGGTGTTGTTGCTGACCTTCCTCTCGACAAAAATTGCCGCGTTCGCCATGTCGTTCAGTTCGCCGGAGTTTTTCGCGGTGTACCTGTTGGCGTTCTGCACCTTCATCGGCATGAGCAAGAATCCGCCACTGAAAACCGTGGTGGCGATGATGATCGGTTTCGCCATGGCGGCGGTCGGCATGGACACCGTGTCCGGCAACCTGCGCCTGACCTTTGACCAGCCGATCCTGATGACCGGCATCAGCTTCGAAGTGGCGGTGATTGGTCTGTTCGGTATCGGCGAAATTCTCTGCACCGTGGAGGAAGGCCTGGTGTTCCGTGGCGAACATGCGCGCATCACGCCGATGGTGATCCTGCGCACCTGGGCCAAGTTGCCGCGTTACTGGTGGACGATTGTGCGCAGCACCCTGGTCGGTTGCTGGATGGGCATTACGCCGGGCGGGCCGACCGCCGCGTCGTTCATGAGCTACAGCCTGGCGAGACGTTTTTCGAAGAACCGCGACAACTTCGGCAAAGGCGAACTGGAAGGCGTAATCGCCCCGGAAACTGCCGACCACGCCGCTGGCACCAGCGCCCTGCTGCCGATGCTGACCCTGGGCATTCCCGGTTCGGCCACCGCAGCCGTAATGCTCGGCGGTTTGATGATCTGGGGCTTGCACCCCGGCCCGACGCTGTTCGTCGAGCAGCATGATTTTGTCTGGGGCCTGATCGCCAGCATGTACCTTGGCAACGTGGTGAGTCTGATCGTGGTGTTGGCCACCGTGCCGCTGTTCGCCTCGATCCTGCGCATTCCGTTCTCGATCATCGCGCCGATCATCATCATGGTCTGCGCCATCGGTGCCTACTCGGTGCACAACTCGTTCTTCGACGTGGTGCTGATGCTGGGCTTCGGCGCGCTGGGTTATCTGTTCAAGAAACTCGGTTATCCGATTGCGCCACTGGTATTGGCTGCTGTGCTGGGCGACAAGGCTGAAGATGCGTTCCGTCAGTCGATGCTGTTCTCCGACGGACACCTGGGGATCTTCTGGTCCAACCCATTGGTGGGCAGCCTGACCACCGCAGCGCTACTGATGCTGTTCTGGCCGCTGATTTCCAAGGCCCTGGCGACCCTGATGGGCCTGCGCAAACCTCAGGTCGCCAAGCCTAAATCGGTGCTGTGA
- a CDS encoding aspartyl/asparaginyl beta-hydroxylase domain-containing protein has protein sequence MTFSFAVKASLLLLFLGSTLYVHLRGRARLPVLRQFVNHSALFAPYNALMYLFSGVPSKPFLDRSKFPELDVLKDNWQSIRDEAMHLFDEGYIRAAEKNNDAGFGSFFKKGWKRFYLKWYDKPLPSAELLCPNTVALLSRIPNVRGAMFALLPGGSHLNPHRDPFAGSLRYHLGLSTPNSDDCRIFVDGQVYAWHDGEDVMFDETYVHWVKNETDQTRVILFCDVERPLSNRLMTRINRWISNLLGRATAPQNLDDEPVGGINQAYAWSKKSSDKVSGVVKQWKRRNPKAYRVLRPVLAVLVLTLLGCWLFG, from the coding sequence ATGACCTTTTCATTCGCCGTCAAGGCGTCGTTGTTGCTGCTGTTTCTGGGCAGCACCCTCTATGTGCATTTACGCGGCAGGGCGCGCTTGCCGGTATTGCGTCAATTCGTTAACCACTCGGCGCTGTTCGCACCCTATAACGCCTTGATGTACCTGTTCTCCGGCGTACCTTCGAAACCCTTTCTGGATCGCAGCAAGTTCCCGGAACTGGACGTGCTCAAGGACAACTGGCAGAGCATCCGCGATGAAGCGATGCATCTGTTCGACGAGGGTTACATCCGCGCCGCCGAAAAAAACAATGATGCCGGTTTTGGTTCTTTCTTCAAGAAAGGCTGGAAGCGTTTTTACCTCAAGTGGTATGACAAACCGCTGCCTTCGGCAGAACTCCTCTGCCCGAACACCGTGGCTTTGCTCAGCCGTATTCCCAATGTCCGAGGCGCCATGTTTGCGCTGCTGCCGGGCGGCAGTCACCTCAATCCCCATCGCGATCCGTTCGCCGGTTCCCTGCGTTATCACCTCGGCTTGTCGACACCCAATTCCGACGATTGCCGAATTTTTGTCGACGGTCAGGTTTACGCCTGGCACGACGGTGAAGATGTGATGTTCGATGAAACCTACGTGCACTGGGTCAAGAACGAAACCGACCAGACCCGGGTCATCCTGTTCTGCGACGTCGAACGACCACTGAGCAATCGCTTGATGACGCGCATCAACCGCTGGATCAGCAATCTTCTGGGCCGCGCCACGGCGCCGCAAAATCTCGATGATGAACCCGTTGGCGGGATCAATCAGGCGTACGCCTGGAGCAAGAAGTCCAGTGACAAGGTCAGCGGTGTGGTCAAGCAGTGGAAGCGTCGCAACCCCAAGGCCTACCGGGTATTACGGCCGGTGCTGGCGGTGCTGGTGTTGACGTTGTTGGGCTGTTGGTTGTTTGGTTGA
- the cysK gene encoding cysteine synthase A: MSRIYADNAHSIGNTPLVQINRIAPRGVTILAKIEGRNPGYSVKCRIGANMIWDAESTGKLKPGMTIVEPTSGNTGIGLAFVAAARGYKLMLTMPASMSIERRKVLKALGAELVLTEPAKGMKGAIEKAGEIVASDPSKYFMPAQFDNPANPAIHEKTTGPEIWNDTDGAVDVLVAGVGTGGTITGVSRYIKNTQGKPILSVAVEPVVSPVITQALAGEEIKPSPHKIQGIGAGFVPKNLDLSIVDRVELVSDEESKSMALRLMQEEGILCGISCGAAMAVAVRLAETPEMQGKTIVVILPDSGERYLSSMLFSDLFTDQENQQ; encoded by the coding sequence ATGAGCCGCATTTACGCTGACAACGCCCATTCCATCGGCAATACACCGCTGGTGCAGATCAACCGTATCGCGCCGCGCGGCGTGACCATCCTGGCCAAGATCGAAGGTCGCAACCCGGGTTATTCCGTCAAGTGCCGAATCGGCGCAAACATGATCTGGGACGCCGAAAGCACCGGCAAACTCAAGCCTGGCATGACCATCGTCGAACCCACCTCCGGCAATACCGGCATTGGCCTGGCGTTCGTTGCCGCCGCGCGTGGCTACAAATTGATGCTGACCATGCCGGCATCCATGAGCATCGAACGCCGTAAGGTGCTGAAGGCGCTGGGTGCCGAATTGGTGCTGACTGAACCGGCCAAGGGCATGAAAGGCGCAATCGAGAAGGCCGGTGAAATTGTTGCCAGCGATCCGTCGAAATATTTCATGCCCGCGCAGTTCGATAACCCTGCCAACCCGGCAATACACGAAAAAACAACTGGGCCGGAAATCTGGAACGACACCGATGGTGCGGTCGACGTTTTGGTGGCAGGCGTCGGAACAGGCGGAACCATTACCGGTGTTTCGCGGTATATCAAGAATACCCAGGGCAAACCGATTCTCTCGGTGGCGGTGGAGCCGGTGGTGTCGCCGGTCATCACTCAGGCGTTGGCGGGTGAAGAGATCAAACCGAGCCCGCACAAGATCCAGGGTATTGGCGCCGGATTTGTGCCGAAGAATCTTGATCTGTCGATCGTCGACCGCGTGGAGTTGGTCAGCGACGAGGAGTCCAAGTCCATGGCCCTGCGCTTGATGCAGGAAGAAGGGATTCTGTGCGGCATTTCCTGTGGCGCGGCGATGGCGGTGGCCGTACGCCTCGCGGAAACCCCGGAAATGCAGGGCAAGACCATTGTGGTGATTTTGCCGGATTCCGGTGAGCGTTACCTGTCGAGCATGCTGTTCAGCGATCTGTTTACTGACCAGGAGAATCAGCAGTAA
- a CDS encoding biotin-dependent carboxyltransferase family protein, with amino-acid sequence MSRLTIEASTPLCLLQDAGRFGVRHLGVTQGGAADWRSMSWANWLLGNGLDAPVIEITLGGFSVIAEDDCVLALAGADLGAQVNGEPLTPWRSFRLHKGHRLQFTQPLLGARAYLAAPGGFDAPKVLGSSATVVREELGGLDGMGRALSKGASLSYSGNSVMLLRELTADQRPNLNLDAPLDLVLGAQIGEFSGQSLFDAFNSVWSLDSRADRMGIRLLGTPLQYQGNPMISEGIPLGAVQVPPDGQPIVLLNDRQTIGGYPRLGALTPLALARLAQCLPGTQVRLKPVVQDVAHREQVEFLQRFSNR; translated from the coding sequence ATGAGCCGTCTGACCATTGAAGCGAGTACGCCGTTGTGCCTGTTGCAAGACGCAGGTCGTTTCGGTGTGCGGCATCTGGGCGTGACTCAGGGCGGAGCGGCTGATTGGCGTTCGATGTCCTGGGCCAATTGGTTGCTGGGTAACGGTCTGGATGCGCCGGTGATCGAAATCACCCTTGGCGGATTCAGTGTCATTGCCGAAGATGATTGCGTGCTGGCGCTGGCCGGGGCGGATCTTGGCGCACAGGTGAACGGCGAGCCACTGACTCCGTGGCGTAGTTTCAGGCTGCACAAGGGCCATCGTTTGCAATTCACTCAGCCATTGCTCGGCGCCCGGGCCTACCTGGCCGCGCCGGGTGGCTTCGATGCGCCGAAGGTGTTGGGCAGTAGCGCGACGGTGGTTCGCGAGGAACTCGGAGGGCTGGATGGCATGGGCCGGGCGCTAAGCAAAGGTGCGAGTTTGAGCTATTCGGGCAATTCGGTGATGTTGCTGCGGGAGCTGACCGCAGACCAGCGACCAAATCTGAATCTTGATGCGCCGTTGGACCTGGTCCTCGGTGCGCAGATCGGCGAGTTCAGCGGCCAAAGCCTGTTTGACGCGTTCAATAGCGTCTGGAGTCTGGACAGCCGCGCCGACCGTATGGGCATTCGCTTGTTGGGCACGCCCTTGCAGTACCAGGGCAACCCGATGATTTCCGAAGGCATTCCGCTGGGCGCGGTGCAGGTGCCGCCGGACGGGCAGCCGATTGTGTTGCTCAATGATCGGCAGACCATTGGCGGGTATCCGCGTTTGGGGGCGTTGACGCCTTTGGCGCTGGCGCGGCTGGCGCAGTGTTTGCCGGGTACTCAGGTGCGGTTGAAACCGGTGGTGCAGGATGTCGCCCATCGTGAACAGGTCGAGTTTTTGCAGCGTTTTTCGAACCGATAA
- the pxpB gene encoding 5-oxoprolinase subunit PxpB, whose amino-acid sequence MKLRVEVVALDCLMVRLFDEIAEANMPWMLAASESLRAAFGDHLIDLVPSYTTLMVHYDMTALSPVQAREVIAEALIDLSPNARTRGTCHVLPVWYDLSVGPELSLLAQRGGLAVEEVIRRHSEREYQVFALGFAPGFAFMGLVEEVLAAPRLNTPRKKVAAGSVGIAERQTAAYPVVSPGGWNLIGRTPAKLFDRNRDGYSLMQPGDTVRFEPVGHAEFINLGGDDTPLEAQV is encoded by the coding sequence ATGAAACTGCGGGTAGAAGTGGTCGCGCTCGATTGCCTGATGGTGCGCTTGTTCGATGAAATCGCCGAAGCCAACATGCCGTGGATGCTCGCCGCGAGTGAAAGTCTGCGGGCGGCATTCGGTGATCATCTGATCGATTTGGTGCCGTCCTACACGACTTTGATGGTGCATTACGACATGACCGCGTTGAGCCCGGTCCAGGCTCGGGAAGTGATCGCCGAAGCCTTGATTGATCTGTCGCCCAACGCACGCACTCGCGGCACCTGTCATGTGCTGCCGGTCTGGTACGACTTGAGCGTCGGCCCGGAGTTGAGCCTGTTGGCGCAGCGCGGCGGCTTGGCGGTGGAGGAGGTGATCCGCCGCCACAGTGAGCGTGAATATCAGGTGTTCGCCCTGGGTTTTGCTCCGGGTTTTGCTTTCATGGGGCTGGTGGAAGAAGTGCTGGCCGCACCGCGCCTGAACACGCCGCGCAAAAAAGTCGCCGCTGGCAGTGTCGGCATAGCCGAACGGCAGACCGCAGCTTATCCCGTGGTATCGCCGGGTGGCTGGAACCTGATCGGACGCACCCCGGCCAAATTGTTCGACCGCAACCGTGACGGCTATAGCTTGATGCAACCCGGCGATACCGTGCGTTTCGAACCGGTCGGCCATGCCGAATTCATCAATCTGGGCGGAGATGACACGCCATTGGAGGCCCAGGTATGA
- a CDS encoding DUF748 domain-containing protein — MKRRYSWPLWTFAGLLVLLIALHFALPYLVRDYLNDRLADMGDYRGQITDVDLALWRGAYKINGLKIVKVEGKVPVPFVDAPLIDLSVSWHSLWYDHAVVAEVRFVNPEVNFVDGGANKQNSQTGQGTDWRAQLGKLLPITLNEVKIDDGKISFRNFNSKPPVNMNATKVNASIYNLTNVVDTEGKRDARFEGKALLLGHAPLETTATFDPLSNFEDFEFRLRARDIELKRMNDFASAYGKFDFNAGHGDVVIEAQAKKAKLTGYIKPLLKDVDVFNWQQDVENKDKGIFRSIWEAIVGGSETVLKNQGKNQFATRVELSGNVHRQDINAFQAFLQILRNGFIQAFNARYERPKPDAG; from the coding sequence ATGAAACGTCGATACAGTTGGCCCCTATGGACCTTCGCCGGCCTGCTTGTGCTGTTGATTGCCCTGCACTTCGCCCTGCCCTATCTGGTGCGCGATTACCTCAATGATCGCTTGGCGGACATGGGTGACTATCGCGGCCAGATCACCGACGTGGACCTGGCCCTCTGGCGGGGAGCCTACAAAATCAACGGTCTGAAAATCGTCAAGGTCGAAGGCAAAGTTCCGGTGCCGTTCGTTGACGCGCCTTTGATCGATTTGTCAGTCAGTTGGCACTCGCTCTGGTACGACCATGCGGTGGTGGCCGAGGTACGGTTCGTCAATCCCGAAGTGAACTTCGTCGACGGTGGCGCCAACAAGCAGAACTCCCAAACCGGTCAAGGCACCGACTGGCGTGCCCAGTTGGGCAAATTGCTGCCGATCACGCTCAACGAAGTAAAAATCGATGATGGCAAGATCAGCTTTCGAAACTTCAACTCGAAACCGCCCGTTAACATGAATGCCACCAAGGTCAATGCGAGCATCTACAACTTGACCAACGTGGTCGACACCGAAGGCAAACGCGACGCGCGCTTCGAAGGCAAAGCCCTGTTGCTTGGGCATGCGCCCCTCGAAACCACAGCCACGTTCGATCCGCTGAGCAATTTCGAAGACTTCGAATTCCGCCTGCGAGCCAGGGACATCGAGCTAAAACGCATGAACGATTTCGCCTCGGCCTACGGCAAGTTCGACTTCAATGCCGGCCACGGCGATGTGGTCATTGAAGCGCAGGCCAAGAAGGCGAAATTAACCGGCTACATCAAACCTCTGCTCAAAGATGTCGACGTGTTCAACTGGCAGCAGGACGTGGAAAACAAGGACAAAGGGATTTTCCGTTCGATTTGGGAGGCCATTGTCGGTGGCTCCGAAACCGTGCTGAAAAACCAGGGCAAGAACCAGTTCGCCACCCGCGTCGAACTGAGCGGCAATGTACATCGGCAAGATATCAACGCGTTCCAGGCGTTTTTGCAGATTTTACGTAACGGATTCATTCAAGCCTTCAATGCGCGCTACGAACGACCCAAGCCGGATGCCGGTTAA
- a CDS encoding LysR family transcriptional regulator, with the protein MSRIPDANVIHSRLRLRQLRLMLALQEFGSLRRAADHIGMTQPAATKMLHEAEDLLGVELFERLPRGMRSTPFGETVIYYARMVFAELSGMREELVALQSGNLGRVAVGAIPALASGLLTRTIATLKQSHPRLSMSIQVDTSDVLVQALLQDQLDIVLGRIPPGARAEELLFDSLGEEELCVIAGAQNPLAQEKQLGWAELQNMTWVLQQQPSPMRAIINQVFHNARVDIPNSIVETTSIMTLLSLIQQTDMLGVTPVSVVEDYPGRDLLAVLPIKFEARLPPYGLITRRHRIQSSAMQAFMNSVRAEHALSK; encoded by the coding sequence ATGTCCCGAATTCCTGATGCTAACGTGATCCACAGTCGACTGCGTCTGCGCCAATTGCGGCTGATGCTGGCGCTTCAGGAATTCGGTTCATTGCGCCGCGCCGCCGACCACATCGGCATGACTCAGCCAGCCGCCACCAAAATGCTGCACGAAGCCGAGGATTTGCTCGGTGTCGAGCTCTTCGAACGCCTGCCTCGCGGCATGCGCTCTACCCCGTTCGGGGAAACCGTCATTTACTACGCACGCATGGTCTTCGCCGAACTCAGTGGCATGCGCGAAGAACTGGTGGCGCTTCAATCGGGCAACCTCGGCCGAGTCGCCGTCGGAGCCATCCCGGCACTGGCCTCAGGGCTGTTGACCCGCACCATCGCGACCTTGAAGCAAAGCCATCCACGCTTGTCCATGAGCATCCAGGTCGATACCAGCGACGTGCTGGTGCAAGCGCTATTGCAGGATCAACTGGACATTGTGCTGGGGCGGATTCCACCCGGTGCACGGGCCGAAGAACTGCTTTTCGACAGCCTTGGCGAAGAAGAACTGTGCGTGATTGCCGGTGCGCAAAATCCGTTGGCGCAGGAGAAGCAACTGGGTTGGGCCGAACTGCAGAACATGACCTGGGTCCTGCAACAGCAGCCAAGCCCGATGCGCGCGATCATCAATCAGGTGTTCCACAATGCGCGGGTCGACATTCCCAACAGCATCGTCGAAACCACCTCGATCATGACCTTGCTCTCGTTGATTCAGCAGACCGACATGCTCGGTGTGACGCCGGTGTCGGTGGTCGAGGATTATCCCGGTCGTGATCTGCTGGCGGTGTTGCCGATCAAGTTCGAAGCACGACTGCCGCCGTACGGGCTGATCACCCGCCGCCATCGCATTCAATCCTCGGCGATGCAAGCGTTCATGAACTCGGTGCGGGCCGAGCATGCACTAAGCAAATAA
- a CDS encoding DUF2442 domain-containing protein: MLPMKRPRLTAVRALPDHRLALTFIDGQQLTLDLSRDLQAFAGLQPLQGRAFDEATLGDDGWCVEWPEQDIQIGADTLYLDALAQNASDENTRIFIDWRARTGLPLNQAAEALGVSARSISRYSNGREAVPRSLALACLGWDFLQQQTKPPQAAEDTGRYTVARKR; this comes from the coding sequence ATGTTACCCATGAAACGACCACGACTTACGGCGGTGCGGGCCTTGCCGGATCATCGCCTCGCGCTGACTTTTATCGATGGTCAGCAACTGACGCTCGACCTCAGCCGCGATCTTCAGGCCTTTGCGGGGTTGCAGCCATTACAGGGACGCGCCTTCGACGAGGCAACCCTGGGCGACGATGGATGGTGCGTGGAGTGGCCTGAGCAGGACATTCAAATTGGTGCCGACACGTTGTATCTGGATGCACTTGCGCAAAATGCATCGGACGAAAACACCCGCATCTTCATTGACTGGCGTGCTCGTACCGGTTTGCCACTCAATCAAGCAGCCGAAGCGCTGGGGGTTAGTGCTCGAAGCATCAGCCGTTACAGCAACGGTCGCGAAGCGGTGCCGCGATCTCTTGCCCTTGCCTGCCTTGGCTGGGATTTCCTGCAACAGCAAACAAAACCGCCACAAGCGGCCGAAGACACCGGCCGCTACACCGTAGCCCGCAAGCGTTAA
- a CDS encoding VWA domain-containing protein — protein MLLNLFNEMRAAKVPVSVRELLDLINALKQRVTFADMDEFYYLSRAILVKDEKHFDKFDRAFGAYFNGLEKLDDHLQALIPEDWLRKEFERSLTDEERAAIQSLGGLDKLIEEFKKRLEEQKERHAGGNKWIGTGGTSPFGSGGFNPEGIRVGDAGKRQGKAVKVWDQREYKNLDDSVELGTRNIKVALRRLRKFARQGAAEELDIDGTIDHTAKDAGLLNIQMRPERRNTVKLLLLFDIGGSMDAHVKICEELFSACKTEFKHLEYFYFHNFIYESVWKNNMRRTSERTSTQDLLHKYGADYKVIFIGDAAMAPYEITQAGGSVEHWNEEAGYVWMQRFKEKYKKLIWINPYPKDTWGYTSSTNIVRDLIDDQMYPLTLRGLEEGMRFLSK, from the coding sequence ATGCTGCTCAACCTGTTCAATGAAATGCGCGCAGCCAAGGTGCCGGTCTCGGTGCGCGAGCTGCTGGACCTGATCAACGCGCTGAAACAGCGTGTGACCTTCGCCGACATGGACGAGTTTTATTACTTGTCCCGGGCAATCCTGGTGAAGGACGAAAAGCATTTCGACAAGTTCGACCGGGCTTTCGGTGCCTACTTCAACGGTCTTGAAAAGCTTGACGACCACTTGCAGGCGTTGATCCCTGAAGACTGGCTGCGCAAGGAGTTCGAACGTTCCCTGACCGATGAAGAGCGGGCGGCGATCCAGTCGCTCGGCGGTCTGGACAAGCTGATCGAAGAGTTCAAGAAACGCCTGGAAGAACAAAAGGAGCGCCACGCCGGTGGCAACAAGTGGATCGGCACCGGTGGCACCAGCCCGTTTGGTTCCGGCGGCTTCAACCCGGAAGGCATACGGGTCGGCGATGCCGGCAAGCGCCAGGGCAAAGCGGTCAAGGTCTGGGACCAGCGTGAGTACAAGAACCTGGACGATTCGGTGGAACTGGGCACGCGCAACATCAAGGTTGCCCTGCGCCGACTGCGCAAATTCGCCCGCCAGGGTGCGGCTGAAGAGCTGGACATCGACGGCACCATCGACCACACCGCCAAAGACGCCGGGCTGCTGAACATCCAGATGCGTCCGGAGCGGCGCAACACCGTGAAGCTGTTGCTGTTGTTCGACATCGGCGGTTCGATGGACGCCCACGTGAAAATCTGCGAAGAGCTGTTCTCGGCCTGCAAGACCGAGTTCAAGCATCTGGAGTACTTCTATTTCCACAACTTCATTTATGAATCGGTGTGGAAGAACAACATGCGCCGTACCTCCGAGCGCACCTCGACCCAGGACCTGCTGCACAAGTACGGCGCCGATTACAAAGTGATCTTCATCGGTGACGCCGCCATGGCCCCTTACGAAATCACCCAGGCGGGCGGCAGCGTCGAGCACTGGAACGAAGAAGCCGGTTATGTGTGGATGCAGCGGTTCAAGGAGAAGTACAAGAAGCTCATCTGGATCAATCCGTATCCGAAGGACACGTGGGGCTATACCTCGTCGACCAATATTGTGCGGGACTTGATCGATGACCAGATGTACCCGCTGACCTTGCGCGGGTTGGAGGAAGGGATGCGGTTTCTTTCCAAGTAA
- a CDS encoding tripartite tricarboxylate transporter TctB family protein: MSHSSDSPALVGTRWVELGLAVFTALIGVVVMFGSVEQGIGWGDAGPEPGYFPFYIGLMLSAASVANGVLTVVRWHALSISFVSRSAFKQVLSVFIPIALFVGAMPLTGIYVASACFIAWFMWRDKVRAKPYGKLMIGTVSLGAVLASYLIFALWFKVPLDAGPMGDWIALAGRHFK, encoded by the coding sequence ATGTCCCATTCTTCGGATTCACCCGCGCTGGTCGGCACCCGTTGGGTCGAACTCGGCCTGGCGGTCTTCACGGCGCTGATTGGCGTGGTGGTGATGTTCGGCAGTGTCGAACAAGGTATCGGCTGGGGCGATGCCGGCCCCGAGCCGGGTTACTTCCCCTTCTACATCGGCCTGATGTTGAGCGCCGCCAGCGTCGCCAACGGCGTGCTGACCGTGGTGCGCTGGCACGCGCTGAGCATTTCGTTCGTCAGCCGCAGTGCGTTCAAGCAAGTGCTGTCGGTGTTTATCCCGATTGCGCTGTTCGTCGGTGCCATGCCACTCACCGGCATCTACGTCGCATCGGCGTGCTTCATCGCCTGGTTCATGTGGCGTGACAAGGTCCGCGCCAAGCCGTACGGCAAATTAATGATCGGCACGGTATCCCTCGGCGCGGTACTTGCCAGCTACCTGATTTTCGCGCTGTGGTTCAAGGTCCCGCTGGATGCCGGTCCGATGGGCGACTGGATTGCCCTGGCCGGGAGACATTTCAAATGA
- a CDS encoding DUF4160 domain-containing protein produces the protein MSTKYRFRDTYRISLREKDHPPPHVHLTGGGLDVMLSLETVEVMVGKAPPLIIKEALDWVRAHQAQLLEDWKRCYP, from the coding sequence ATGTCTACTAAATATCGATTTCGAGATACATACCGCATTTCGTTGCGCGAGAAGGATCATCCACCGCCCCACGTGCATCTGACCGGTGGCGGGCTGGACGTCATGCTGAGCCTGGAAACCGTCGAAGTGATGGTAGGCAAGGCACCGCCGCTGATTATCAAGGAAGCGCTGGATTGGGTCAGGGCCCACCAGGCGCAATTGCTGGAGGATTGGAAACGATGTTACCCATGA